Genomic window (Parabacteroides sp. FAFU027):
TTTTCCCAAAAGCTAGAAACCGAGTACGGTAAAAATAAAGGGCAGCAATATTTAATAATATCTAAGGCATTGGACGTGTCAGATAGAACTATTAGAGGAAATATGTTGACATTTTCAAATCCGAACTCTAACGAAGACCGATCTAAGTACCCGGCATGTGACAAGCTTCCTGATGTCACAAAAGATTACGAGAGTATATGTAAACGAGGATAAATAACAATTTGGGAGAACGATTTTTTGTTTTGGGAGAATATCCCCCAAAAATACCCATATTTCTTTGCACCGCAGTCCAATAATTGGGTTGCGGTTTTCTTTTTGGTTGGTGTCGCAAAATGAAAACCCGGATGACAGACCCTCAGTGTGGAAAATATGCTAGAAAGCCTACTTTCAAAATTGGATTCGATTGAGCGCAAATTGACAGTGCAAAATCTTTTGCAGAAGGAAATTATCACCTTTGATGAAGCTTGTCTATACCTTGACCTTAGTAGCAGTTATCTGTATAAGCTGACAAGCACAAACCGAATCCCTTGTTATTCGCCAATGGGCAAGAAGCTATTCTTTAAGCGAATAGAGCTTGATCAGTGGTTGACTGGAAGCCGAACTTCTACGGATGCAGAAGTTCAGCAAAAAGCAGCTGATTACATTGCTCGGAAGGACCGTAGAAAGAAGTAGTTAAAAGCTAACATGCAGCAAAAATACGCAGTCGGCCTGCTGCCTGGAAAAAACGGTCTGAGCTGCAAATAGATATTGTTCAGATTAATGAACGCCCATCCATATAGATCATCAATAAATAATTAAAAAAGAGGTATTTGGTATGACTAAAACATCGTTATCCGCTCCGGTTGAAATGAATCCCGGATTAAAAACGATCGCTGAATCGGTAAAAAACAGCAGTGAAGGCATTATAGTTCCCATAGGTTTTACCTCCCCAAAATCCGAACTTTCCTCCAAAGGGAAAGTGTCGGAAATGGAGGAAAACTCGGAAAATCAAAACGAAACTTTGGGATCCTCTCTGGCTCAAAAAAAAGACGATCAGGAGATTTCGGAAACTGACAGTTCGACCAAAGTTGCATTACCGGCTTTTCCTGGTGAATGTTATGAAGACTTACCGTCAATGCTTGGCAAGGCGGTTTCAAAGGGGCATTCTCCCGAGGATAAGGATATTTTATTGCTTGGTTCAATAGTAACCCTATCAGCTTGTTTGCCTAATTTATCTGGGACTTACGATCAAAGGGAGGTATTTCCTAACTTATTTCTTTTTGTGACTGCTAAAGCATCAGCTGGTAAAGGTCGGCTTGCGCTTTGCCGTAAGTTGGTAGATTCTATTCATAAGGAACTGTTGCAGAGGCAACGTCAGGAAAAGGCGCAATACAAAGAACTTATGCAGCAATTCAGGGCTGCAAATCGGGGAGGAAGTGATGCTGGAAGACCTCAGGAGCCACCCCTGAGAGCGCTTGTTGTTCCTGCAAACAGTAGTGCAACCAGTGTGTTCCAGATTTTAAACGATAATGATGGGGTCGGTTTGATGTTCGAAACGGAAGGGGATACTTTAGCGCAGGCTTTCAATAGTGAGCATGGCAACTACTCCGATGGATTTCGTAAAGCCTTTCATCACGAGACTATATCGTATAGTCGTCGGAAGGATA
Coding sequences:
- a CDS encoding helix-turn-helix transcriptional regulator → MLESLLSKLDSIERKLTVQNLLQKEIITFDEACLYLDLSSSYLYKLTSTNRIPCYSPMGKKLFFKRIELDQWLTGSRTSTDAEVQQKAADYIARKDRRKK
- a CDS encoding DUF3987 domain-containing protein; translation: MTKTSLSAPVEMNPGLKTIAESVKNSSEGIIVPIGFTSPKSELSSKGKVSEMEENSENQNETLGSSLAQKKDDQEISETDSSTKVALPAFPGECYEDLPSMLGKAVSKGHSPEDKDILLLGSIVTLSACLPNLSGTYDQREVFPNLFLFVTAKASAGKGRLALCRKLVDSIHKELLQRQRQEKAQYKELMQQFRAANRGGSDAGRPQEPPLRALVVPANSSATSVFQILNDNDGVGLMFETEGDTLAQAFNSEHGNYSDGFRKAFHHETISYSRRKDNEFVELDKPRLSAVLSGTPRQVSTLIPSAENGLFSRFIYYYMNIRPEWINVFAGNDNQNLDKYFDDLGSQFYAFYNQLKEATPLHFRLSEQQQDEFNSFFSDMQIKLHCMLGDEYLASVRRLGLISFRIAMILTALRVMDKGNMKEPLICSDVDFKTAMAMVRVLIEHASYVFSQLPEERACVGKGKNKKQLFFDALPDTFNRKIYLEVADKLTLNPKTAEKYIADFKKSGLLKHDEHNKYSK